The following proteins are encoded in a genomic region of Triticum dicoccoides isolate Atlit2015 ecotype Zavitan chromosome 1B, WEW_v2.0, whole genome shotgun sequence:
- the LOC119332465 gene encoding uncharacterized protein LOC119332465, which translates to MASFGRFIQNVTRGARLARSGVPITTGMRCGHRAYSLLSESQFHRAYSLLSESQFSAHRGRRFSKVISLPITIARHLHGSTNTKLETPVSYVSSKSSKIEINVKVDGGLLLEDPEGYINLWKLFDQYKVLCFEPTDSSNAKLCFTSFAVDILKELYMIVLKEGQGADFLFKFEASQILVKWDCGIVEHIAIPASQFQSGKSIYVDRIVGAFTSLVYSICGTVID; encoded by the exons ATGGCTTCATTCGGCCGCTTCATTCAAAATGTTACACGAGGAGCAAGACTTGCACGTTCTGGTGTGCCCATCACTACAG GCATGCGCTGTGGCCATCGAGCTTACTCTCTTCTGTCAGAATCTCAATTCCATCGAGCTTACTCTCTTCTGTCAGAATCTCAATTCTCGGCTCACCGGGGCAGAAGATTCTCTAAAGTTATCTCTCTGCCAATAACTATTG CTCGCCATCTCCATGGTAGTACAAACACTAAGTTGGAAACCCCTGTCAGTTATGTGAGTTCAAAATCCTCGAAGATAGAAATTAATGTTAAAGTGGATGGGGGACTGCTGCTGGAGGATCCAGAGGGTTATATCAATTTATGGAAGTTGTTTGATCAATACAAAGTTCTGTGTTTTGAACCTACAGACTCAAGCAATGCCAAGCTATGCTTTACTTCCTTTGCAGTTGACATACTAAA GGAACTGTACATGATAGTCCTAAAGGAAGGGCAAGGTGCCGATTTCCTGTTTAAATTTGAGGCATCACAGATCCTTGTTAAGTGGGATTGTGGCATTGTTGAACATATTGCTATACCTGCATCACAATTCCAAAGTG GTAAATCTATCTACGTTGACAGAATTGTTGGCGCATTTACAAGCTTGGTGTATTCAATCTGTGGCACGGTGATTG ATTAA